A DNA window from uncultured Methanoregula sp. contains the following coding sequences:
- a CDS encoding OsmC family protein, translated as MSTEIPWDRSRMEWKPVDMTVTYDGDGAFTAVTSSGLSFPMEAPVGMGGHGKVANPIQYLIGSLGGCVGVKILLALGDNGIVPSAMTIAIHGTRIKTMPAFFDHVHLTITLKADADDTLVSTIIEQTLSRLCPIAAMFAEVGEVTAEHRIIRN; from the coding sequence ATGAGCACGGAGATCCCCTGGGACCGATCGCGGATGGAGTGGAAACCGGTCGACATGACCGTTACGTATGATGGAGACGGTGCGTTCACTGCCGTCACATCGTCCGGGCTCTCGTTCCCGATGGAGGCCCCGGTGGGCATGGGGGGACACGGGAAGGTTGCAAACCCCATCCAGTACCTCATCGGCTCGCTCGGGGGATGCGTGGGTGTCAAGATCCTTCTTGCGCTCGGGGACAACGGGATCGTCCCCTCAGCGATGACGATTGCGATCCACGGGACCCGGATAAAGACCATGCCCGCATTTTTCGATCATGTCCATCTGACCATTACGCTCAAAGCCGATGCGGATGATACCCTGGTCTCAACGATCATTGAACAGACGCTCTCCCGCCTCTGCCCGATCGCAGCCATGTTTGCCGAGGTCGGGGAAGTGACTGCCGAACACCGGATTATCAGAAACTAG